Genomic window (Pseudomonadota bacterium):
GCCGCGGCACGCGGCATTGGCGTCGATGGCGCTTCCTGTGGAAGTCTCTCCATCGAGGTGAGCCATTGACCCGAGGCTCTGGGGTGCGCCGGTTGACGCGATTGCTGAGGAGCCGCACAGAGCGGGAGAGGTCAGACCGCATTGCGTGGTCTGAGATAACGACGTGCCGGGGAGGCCGTCACGTGGGGTTGTCACCTGCGACAGATCCCGAAATGCGCGGATGCGCTGGGGCAGAGTGCGCGTCGTCACTACTGGCTGGCGCCGCGTAGTGACGACGCTGTTGGCGCAGCGAATGGCTGCTGACGATTGGCGCAGAGCGCTGAAGAACAGACTGGCGCAGACGCGCGCTTGACGATTGCGAGAAGAGGCTGACGAAGATCTCCAACCTTGCGGCCGCCGGCTTGCAGGAGATGAGGCCGGTTTGAGCGCTCGCGTAAACGAGCTGGGCGATGCGTTAACGGGCATCAATCGGGCTGACTCAGCCAGCGTGAAATTCGTATCGAAAATTCTGCCGCAAGAACGCGCTCGGAGGCAAGGCCGGCGCGCGCTTTCTCTGTTGGCTGCAAATTGTAGTGCTTGCAGCTCTTTGATTTCGAGTCCACTCAGATCCTATCGAGATCAGATTGCGCCGCGCTAGCGCCACGAAGTCCGACACTTTTCGCCTCGATTCCGTATCTCCACAGAAGACCGTTGCGTGGCTCGCGATGACAGCGCCGGTCTTTGCGACACCAGATTCAATCCAGGAGATGCCGAACATGCAGCAGAACAACCACAGAGAGCCGACCATCCTGCGCCGCCCACAGGTCCAACAACGCACCGGCCTATCTCGCAGTACCCTGTACCAATACATCAAGGACGGCGAGTTCCCGCAGTCCATTGCACTGGGCCCACGGTCGGTAGGCTGGCTTGAATCCGATGTCAGCGACTGGATCGCGGAGCGCGTGAAGATCTCGCGTAGCCGTGCTGGCCGGCCGGCCCGGTAAGCGACAGATGAGCGCAGAAATCTTTGAGCAGTTCCGCGCGGCGCTCGAGGCGCGGAACGTCATTCCACCTGAAACGATCATTGCTGACGGAGAATTTCATCGCTGCGATGTCGCCGGCAAGCATGGCAAAGACGACGCGTCCTACGTGCTCCATCTCGATGGCTTCCCTGCCGGCGGGTTCGAGAACTGGCGCGACGGCCACGGTTGGCAACCGTGGCGACTAAACATCGGGCGGCCACTGACACGCGCCGAGCGAGATGACTTGGCGCGACGGGATGCGGCCACGCGTATCAAACGCGCCGAGGAGGCGGCCCAGACTCAGGCCGACGCGCGACGACGCGCGGCCCGGATCTGGTACGCCGCTCGTGCGGCGACTCCCTCCCATCCGTACCTGGCGCAGAAGAAGGTCTCGGGCCACGACCTGCGCGAATACAAGGGCGCGCTGGTCGTGCCGCTGCGCGCGGTTGACGGAACACTGCATAGCCTGCAATTCATAGCGGGTGACGGCAGTAAGCGCTTTTTGAGAGGGGGACGGGTCGCCGGCATGTGTTACCTGTTCGGTACCATCAGCGAGGGCCAGGCGGTCGTGTGCGTCGCTGAGGGCTACGCCACGGCCGCGACTATTCACGAGGCGACCGGTTACCCGGCCGCCGCGGCGTTTAATGCCGGCAATCTTGCGGCAGTGGCAAGAACCATCCGGCAGACCTATCCCGAGGCTTCCCTCATCGTGTGTGCCGACGATGATTTTGAGACGCCCGGCAACCCTGGGCTCGCACTCGCCACGAACGCCGCCCGGGAAAGTGGGGCAGCGGTAGCTATTCCGTCCTTTGGCGCCGGGCGCTTGTCCGGCGAAACCGACTTCAACGATCTCCACCGCAAGGAGGGCCCGGATGCCGTAAGAACGGCGCTCGATACTGCCTTGGTCCCCGCGAACGAATCGTTACTCACAGTCGATGTGCTTGCGGAAGGAGAGACCGACTGGACAGAGCCTGAACCACTCGGAGCACCCATCGACGCCACGCCTTATCCCGACCACGCCTTGCCTGGTGTTTTGGGCGACGCAGTCAGACAGGCCCAATCCTTCGTCCAGGCGCCGATGGCACTGGTGGCCTCCTCGGCCCTCTCGACACTTTCGGTCGCGGTTCAGAGCTTGGTCAATGTTCGACGCGATCATCACCTCGTCGGTCCGGTGTCGCTCTATCTGCTCGCGCTCGCTGACTCGGGCGAGCGTAAGACGACCTCCGATGCCATCTTCGGCGCCGCCCTGCGTCGCTGGGAGAGTGAGCGACGACAGGACCTCGCGCACGACATCAAAAAGTCCGAAGCGACGCTCGCGACCTTCGAAGCCAAGAAGTCCGGGCTCCTCGACGCCATCAAACTCAAACGACGACGGTCACTGGATTCCACCAAGGAAGAATCGTCTTTGGAAGCGCTACTGCAGGAAGCGCCGTCGCCGCTAGCCGTTCCACGCCTGCTCTATGCCGACGCGACTCCGGAGGCGCTCGCCCATGCCCTGGCAACCGGATGGCCCAGTGCGGGTGTGCTCTCGGCCGAGGCCGGCGCCGTATTCGGCGCCCACGGCATGGACAAGACAACCTCATGCGCAATCTGGCCTTGTTGAATGTGCTTTGGGACGGCGGAGAGATGGCCATCGATCGACGCACTCGCCCTTCGTTTGTATTGCGCGGTCGACGACTGACCTTTGGCCTCATGGCCCAACCCGAAGCCTTCCGCAGTTTCCTGGAGCGTGCCGGGACGCTGCCACGCGGAACGGGTTTCATCGCGCGTTTTCTAATCGCTTGGCCGCTGAGTACTCAAGGGTCTCGAACGTATCGACCGGCCCCAGAGTCCATGCCAGCGGTCATGCGGTTCGCAGAGCGCATTTGCACGCTGCTTGATACCCCGCTCGCTACCGACGCCCACGGCGGCCTCACCCCTGTCGTGCTCGACTTGTCACAAGCCGCTCGCCAGGCGTGGATCCAGATCTTCAACACCATCGAGCATCAGCTGGGGCGAGACGGCGAGCTTCATGCGGTACGCGATGTGGCTGCCAAGGCGTCCGAGAATCTGGTGCGCTTGGCGGCACTGTTCCACGTCATGGAACATGGCGT
Coding sequences:
- a CDS encoding AlpA family transcriptional regulator; translated protein: MQQNNHREPTILRRPQVQQRTGLSRSTLYQYIKDGEFPQSIALGPRSVGWLESDVSDWIAERVKISRSRAGRPAR
- a CDS encoding DUF3987 domain-containing protein; this translates as MSAEIFEQFRAALEARNVIPPETIIADGEFHRCDVAGKHGKDDASYVLHLDGFPAGGFENWRDGHGWQPWRLNIGRPLTRAERDDLARRDAATRIKRAEEAAQTQADARRRAARIWYAARAATPSHPYLAQKKVSGHDLREYKGALVVPLRAVDGTLHSLQFIAGDGSKRFLRGGRVAGMCYLFGTISEGQAVVCVAEGYATAATIHEATGYPAAAAFNAGNLAAVARTIRQTYPEASLIVCADDDFETPGNPGLALATNAARESGAAVAIPSFGAGRLSGETDFNDLHRKEGPDAVRTALDTALVPANESLLTVDVLAEGETDWTEPEPLGAPIDATPYPDHALPGVLGDAVRQAQSFVQAPMALVASSALSTLSVAVQSLVNVRRDHHLVGPVSLYLLALADSGERKTTSDAIFGAALRRWESERRQDLAHDIKKSEATLATFEAKKSGLLDAIKLKRRRSLDSTKEESSLEALLQEAPSPLAVPRLLYADATPEALAHALATGWPSAGVLSAEAGAVFGAHGMDKTTSCAIWPC
- a CDS encoding DUF3987 domain-containing protein, which gives rise to MRNLALLNVLWDGGEMAIDRRTRPSFVLRGRRLTFGLMAQPEAFRSFLERAGTLPRGTGFIARFLIAWPLSTQGSRTYRPAPESMPAVMRFAERICTLLDTPLATDAHGGLTPVVLDLSQAARQAWIQIFNTIEHQLGRDGELHAVRDVAAKASENLVRLAALFHVMEHGV